A region from the Wansuia hejianensis genome encodes:
- a CDS encoding ABC transporter ATP-binding protein, producing the protein MLDLENITKTFNPGTVNEKKALSGLNLHLEEGDFVTVVGSNGAGKSTMFNAVAGSFYVDEGSICLDGRNITFMQEYRRSRMIGRLFQDPLKGTAPHMTIEENLALAYLRTSRKAAPFSRVTRKDKEFFQEKLSLLGMGLEDRMRQPVGLLSGGQRQALTLLMATLEPPRLLLLDEHTAALDPGTAEKVLELTREIISVNRITCLMVTHNMHQALALGNRTLMMADGSIVLDVSGQERSGMTVEDLLKRFRAGTGRDLDNDRILLSDS; encoded by the coding sequence ATGCTGGATCTGGAGAATATAACCAAGACCTTTAATCCTGGTACAGTGAATGAAAAAAAGGCGCTGTCCGGCCTGAATCTCCATTTGGAGGAAGGTGACTTTGTGACGGTCGTAGGGTCCAACGGCGCGGGGAAATCTACAATGTTTAACGCGGTTGCAGGCAGCTTTTATGTAGATGAAGGCTCTATCTGCCTGGATGGAAGAAACATCACTTTTATGCAGGAGTACAGACGGAGCCGCATGATCGGACGTTTGTTCCAGGATCCGCTGAAAGGAACGGCTCCCCACATGACAATTGAAGAAAACCTGGCACTGGCTTATCTGCGGACTTCCAGAAAGGCAGCGCCCTTCAGCCGCGTGACCAGGAAAGATAAAGAATTTTTTCAGGAGAAGCTTAGTCTTTTGGGCATGGGATTGGAAGACAGGATGAGACAGCCGGTGGGGCTCTTGAGCGGCGGACAGCGGCAGGCGCTGACGTTGCTCATGGCAACGCTGGAGCCGCCCAGGCTGCTGCTGCTGGATGAGCATACGGCGGCTTTGGACCCTGGTACTGCGGAAAAAGTGCTGGAGCTGACCCGGGAGATCATCTCTGTGAACAGGATTACCTGTCTGATGGTCACTCACAACATGCATCAGGCACTGGCCCTGGGGAATCGGACGCTGATGATGGCAGATGGCTCTATTGTGCTGGATGTGTCGGGGCAGGAGAGGAGCGGTATGACAGTGGAGGATCTGTTGAAGAGATTCAGGGCCGGGACAGGGCGGGATCTGGACAATGACCGGATTCTGCTGTCAGATTCATAG
- a CDS encoding ABC transporter permease produces the protein MSFLSLLGIEFRKLRRSRILFILLLPVAILWLPSILNARVNLTPAAAAISPEHNFLIQGYMGMAWFMIPATFIICTVLLTQTERKNNGILKMLALPLDPGRLCLAKFVVLLSFGVIQLLMTAAAYYISAAAATHLLNYPFILPLSYVLPITGEIYLASLPMAAVFWMLATLIRTPVFSIGIGLAAIVPSVLMINTKIWFAYPMCYPFYTLMTEYGRLSPGIFSACLRPLPLIPAAAAVTVLCLTVSCIQFGHSERSE, from the coding sequence ATGAGTTTTCTATCACTTCTTGGAATAGAATTCCGCAAGCTTCGCCGCTCAAGGATACTTTTCATCCTTCTGCTTCCAGTAGCCATTTTGTGGCTTCCTTCGATACTCAATGCCCGGGTAAATTTGACGCCGGCGGCAGCAGCCATATCGCCGGAGCATAATTTTTTGATTCAGGGATATATGGGAATGGCCTGGTTTATGATTCCCGCCACGTTCATCATCTGTACGGTGCTGCTGACCCAGACAGAGCGGAAAAATAACGGGATTCTGAAAATGCTGGCGCTGCCGCTGGATCCCGGAAGACTGTGTCTCGCCAAATTCGTGGTTCTTCTGTCCTTCGGTGTGATTCAGCTCCTGATGACAGCCGCCGCTTATTATATCAGCGCTGCCGCGGCCACACATTTACTGAACTATCCCTTTATCCTGCCTTTGTCCTACGTGCTCCCTATTACAGGCGAGATTTACCTGGCCTCTCTGCCCATGGCCGCCGTATTCTGGATGCTCGCAACACTGATCCGGACGCCGGTTTTTTCCATCGGGATCGGGCTGGCTGCCATAGTCCCCTCTGTCCTGATGATCAATACCAAAATATGGTTCGCCTATCCCATGTGCTATCCCTTTTACACGCTGATGACAGAATACGGCAGGTTATCTCCCGGAATATTCTCCGCCTGTCTGCGGCCGCTGCCTCTGATTCCGGCAGCCGCTGCGGTCACTGTCCTCTGTCTCACCGTTTCCTGTATACAGTTTGGCCATTCTGAAAGGAGTGAATGA
- a CDS encoding ABC transporter permease: protein MILSLECLKLKRTGFFPAILTGGVLSSMIPAVNMAVRSGTFTSLPGNPLVILLNANWQLMAMLNLLVAICGTCIMYHTEYSDNALQKMQALPCSQFSLFLGKFGIMALSSLLCILLEFLSVAFCALHWFPDTRIPLTELAETAGYAAFLMFPACMLMLVIASACRNMWISLGTGVFLLFAATLIPDDHTIVSLFPFAMPFNIFPTGGISLSLLAAGAETALFFAAEPVYLTVRRSLS from the coding sequence ATGATCCTGTCCCTGGAATGCCTGAAATTAAAACGGACCGGATTCTTTCCGGCCATTCTCACCGGAGGGGTCCTTTCCTCCATGATTCCGGCTGTCAATATGGCCGTCCGGTCCGGCACGTTTACCAGCCTTCCCGGAAATCCACTGGTTATCCTCCTGAACGCCAACTGGCAGCTTATGGCAATGCTTAACCTGCTGGTGGCCATATGCGGAACCTGCATCATGTACCACACGGAATATTCAGATAACGCACTTCAGAAAATGCAGGCTCTCCCATGCAGCCAGTTTTCTCTGTTCCTGGGAAAATTCGGGATAATGGCCCTCTCCTCCCTGCTCTGCATCCTTCTGGAATTCCTTTCCGTGGCCTTTTGCGCCCTGCACTGGTTCCCGGATACCCGGATTCCCCTGACAGAACTGGCAGAAACCGCCGGATACGCGGCCTTTCTTATGTTTCCTGCATGCATGCTGATGCTCGTCATTGCTTCCGCATGCAGAAACATGTGGATATCCCTGGGTACCGGAGTGTTTCTGCTCTTTGCCGCCACGCTGATCCCAGATGACCATACAATAGTTTCTCTGTTTCCCTTTGCAATGCCTTTCAACATCTTCCCCACTGGCGGCATCAGCCTGTCACTGCTGGCGGCCGGCGCGGAAACAGCCCTGTTTTTCGCCGCGGAGCCGGTATATCTGACAGTAAGGAGGTCTTTATCATGA
- a CDS encoding ABC transporter ATP-binding protein, giving the protein MNIVETCNLTKTYGGFTAVSPLNLHIRKGSVYGFLGPNGAGKSTTMKMFLGLTRPSGGSFAIAGLSFPKDRAAILKQVGSFIESPAYYGNLSGRENLEIIQKLLGLPSSAVDDALELTRLTEFQHRPARKYSLGMKQRLGLAGALIGRPPILILDEPTNGLDPVGIHEIRTLIRSLPEKYDCTVLVSSHLLPEIELMADTVGILNHGRLLFEGTLQELKAKAQSSRFPTDNLEETFLALIEADDRKGGINE; this is encoded by the coding sequence ATGAATATAGTAGAAACCTGTAATCTCACTAAAACTTACGGAGGCTTCACGGCGGTATCACCCCTGAACCTTCACATCCGCAAAGGAAGCGTATATGGCTTTCTCGGGCCTAACGGCGCAGGAAAATCTACAACCATGAAAATGTTCCTGGGGCTGACGCGCCCTTCAGGAGGAAGCTTTGCCATCGCAGGCCTGAGCTTTCCAAAGGACCGGGCTGCGATTCTGAAGCAGGTGGGATCTTTTATTGAATCTCCTGCTTATTATGGAAATCTGAGCGGTAGGGAAAATCTGGAAATCATTCAGAAGCTTCTGGGGCTTCCATCCAGCGCCGTGGATGACGCCCTGGAGCTCACCCGCCTAACAGAATTCCAGCACCGCCCTGCCCGAAAATATTCCCTGGGCATGAAACAACGCCTGGGCCTGGCCGGAGCTCTGATCGGCCGCCCTCCGATCCTCATACTTGATGAACCCACCAACGGGCTGGACCCGGTGGGCATTCACGAAATCCGGACACTGATCCGCTCTCTTCCTGAAAAGTATGATTGTACAGTCCTGGTTTCTTCACACCTACTCCCGGAAATCGAACTGATGGCCGATACGGTCGGCATTCTCAACCACGGCCGCCTGCTCTTCGAAGGCACGCTCCAGGAACTAAAGGCAAAGGCCCAGTCATCCAGATTCCCCACTGACAATCTGGAAGAAACCTTTCTGGCTCTCATTGAGGCCGATGACCGGAAAGGGGGTATCAACGAATGA
- a CDS encoding response regulator transcription factor, which yields MVSDYLKKKRILLVDDEKELRELVLSILREEGYGEVRTAGTAAEALQICREWRPEFAILDVMLPDGNGFSLFGEMKQTGDIPTLFLTARGEAEDRLKGLGAGADDYMVKPFLGRELIFRVGAILRRCYRQESPLVKLKGSSLDFERAEVLKGGERIRLTAKEYEILQALYRNAGKIVTIDQLCEAAWGDNPFGYENSLMAHIRRIREKIEENPSKPVSLLTLKGLGYKLIVEG from the coding sequence ATGGTTTCTGACTATTTAAAGAAGAAGCGAATACTTCTGGTAGACGATGAAAAAGAGCTGCGGGAGTTGGTGCTTTCCATACTGAGAGAGGAAGGGTATGGTGAGGTGAGGACAGCCGGGACTGCGGCAGAAGCACTGCAGATCTGCCGGGAATGGCGGCCGGAATTTGCCATATTGGATGTGATGCTGCCGGACGGGAACGGGTTCAGCCTGTTCGGTGAGATGAAACAAACGGGGGATATTCCCACGCTGTTTTTGACTGCCAGAGGCGAGGCAGAAGACCGGCTGAAAGGCCTGGGTGCCGGGGCGGATGATTATATGGTGAAGCCGTTCCTTGGAAGAGAACTGATCTTCAGGGTCGGCGCGATCCTGCGCAGATGCTACAGACAGGAATCCCCGCTCGTGAAGCTGAAGGGGAGCAGCCTGGATTTTGAGAGGGCAGAGGTACTGAAGGGGGGAGAGCGCATTCGGCTGACGGCAAAAGAATATGAGATTCTTCAGGCCCTTTATCGGAATGCCGGAAAGATTGTAACTATCGACCAGTTATGCGAAGCAGCCTGGGGAGATAATCCTTTCGGATATGAAAATTCCCTGATGGCCCACATCCGGCGGATCAGGGAGAAAATCGAGGAAAACCCATCGAAGCCCGTATCGCTGCTGACTCTGAAAGGGCTTGGATACAAGCTCATCGTTGAGGGATAG
- a CDS encoding sensor histidine kinase, translating to MKSTLKLIKRFCITLILAVVLLFLLNVVLLISVSYRQAANGSGWSAAEEVAAGLAKGENGEYALSQEGREVLQSGNAWAILIENGTGQVVWHSENLPGEVPLHYTVSDISQATRGYIADYPTTAGACGDDLVILGYPGTAYWKLMWNTFDYEMIASLPRTLLIFFMANCALVFLIYIAATSGVVRAVRPVLKGIEALPEGGEVYLREKGLLSDLATAINRASEKLRLQEKELKRRENARACWIAGVSHDIRTPLSMVMGYAEQLEENDALPEKERKKAGIIRMQSVRMKNLVNDLNLSSRLEYHMQPLRMEKVNLVAAVRQAVVDFMNLDLEGKFPVDWRTDERLAVCGAECDGELIRRAVANILMNSQVHNPGGCRITAEVRREGKEAVLHFEDDGAGVTDVQLERLRGTAGCLAENRLHGLGLRIVSQIAVAHQGTVSFSHGSRGGFAVEMRFLLYPAAVL from the coding sequence ATGAAAAGTACGCTAAAGCTGATAAAACGTTTTTGCATTACACTGATTTTGGCAGTGGTACTCCTCTTTCTTCTGAATGTGGTGCTGCTGATCAGCGTCTCATACAGGCAGGCAGCCAATGGCAGCGGCTGGAGTGCAGCTGAAGAAGTGGCGGCGGGGCTGGCAAAGGGGGAGAATGGCGAATATGCCCTGAGTCAGGAGGGCCGGGAGGTTTTACAGTCCGGAAATGCATGGGCAATTTTGATTGAGAATGGTACCGGACAGGTGGTCTGGCACAGTGAAAATCTGCCAGGAGAAGTCCCGCTGCACTATACAGTGTCTGACATCTCCCAGGCGACGAGGGGATATATAGCTGATTATCCCACCACAGCCGGGGCCTGCGGGGATGACCTGGTCATTCTCGGATATCCCGGGACGGCTTACTGGAAACTGATGTGGAACACCTTTGACTATGAGATGATTGCCAGCCTTCCCCGCACGCTGCTGATATTTTTCATGGCCAACTGTGCACTGGTCTTTCTGATCTATATAGCTGCCACCTCCGGCGTGGTGCGTGCGGTCCGGCCGGTTCTGAAGGGAATTGAGGCGCTGCCGGAGGGAGGAGAAGTGTATCTCCGGGAGAAGGGCCTTCTGTCTGACCTTGCGACGGCTATTAACCGGGCGTCAGAAAAACTGCGGCTTCAGGAGAAGGAGCTGAAACGGAGGGAAAATGCCAGAGCCTGCTGGATTGCGGGAGTTTCCCACGATATCAGGACGCCGCTGTCAATGGTAATGGGCTATGCAGAGCAGTTAGAAGAAAATGACGCACTTCCGGAAAAAGAACGCAAAAAGGCAGGGATCATCCGCATGCAGAGTGTGCGCATGAAAAATCTCGTGAATGATTTGAATCTGTCCTCAAGGCTGGAATATCATATGCAGCCGCTGCGTATGGAGAAGGTAAATCTGGTGGCCGCCGTCCGGCAGGCGGTGGTGGATTTTATGAATCTGGATCTGGAAGGCAAATTTCCTGTTGATTGGAGGACCGATGAGCGGCTGGCTGTGTGCGGGGCGGAATGTGACGGTGAACTGATCCGCAGGGCTGTCGCAAATATACTGATGAATTCCCAGGTACATAACCCGGGAGGCTGCCGTATTACGGCAGAGGTGCGCAGGGAAGGGAAGGAGGCAGTTCTGCATTTTGAGGATGACGGAGCCGGCGTAACAGATGTGCAGTTGGAAAGGCTTCGGGGAACTGCGGGCTGTCTGGCTGAGAATAGACTACATGGACTTGGCCTGCGCATTGTCAGTCAGATCGCCGTGGCACACCAGGGAACAGTTTCTTTTTCCCATGGAAGCCGGGGAGGCTTTGCTGTGGAAATGCGTTTTCTTCTTTATCCGGCCGCTGTTTTATGA
- the pcrA gene encoding DNA helicase PcrA — MSNCDSLNNEQQEAVMYTEGPLLILAGAGSGKTRVLTHRIAYLIEEKEVKPWNIMAITFTNKAAKEMRERVNAIVDFGAESVWVSTFHSSCVRILRRYIDRIGYENNFTIYDTEDSKSVMKEVLRRLDLDPKVYKDRAMLAKISSAKNELILPEEYERNAARWEEKKVAQVYHEYQAQLRKNNALDFDDLLVRTVELFRAEPEVLDFYQERFRYIMIDEYQDTNTVQFEFVRLLASKYKNLCVVGDDDQSIYKFRGANIGNILGFERVFPEAKVIKLEQNYRSTQNILNSANEVISNNQGRKAKRLWTENETGELIHFRQFQNGFEEAEFIVGDISKKVRTEGCQYKDFAILYRTNAQSRLFEEKFLIANIPYKLVGGVNFYARKEIKDLLAYLKTVDNALDDLAVQRIINVPRRGIGAATISRVEEHAREQGISFYDALLEADYIPGVGRSLAKIKAFTLFIQSLRSQEGYLGVKELLEKIIEETGYVKELEAEDTEEARGRIENIDELLSKVADYEESAEQSTLSGFLQEVALVADIDSVEEGSDYVLMMTLHSAKGLEFDHVYMAGMEDGIFPSYLTITGGDSSELEEERRLCYVGITRARKSLTMTSAMQRMIRGETQYNKTSRFVREIPRELVDLGRDAITARNYSKPSTFGGAELPGRAYSAATFKPREFTVKKAESLEYGVGDTVRHMKFGVGEVQDITEGGKDYEVTVDFERVGVKRMFASFAKLKKL; from the coding sequence ATGAGTAATTGCGACAGTTTAAATAATGAGCAGCAGGAAGCGGTTATGTATACGGAAGGCCCCCTGCTGATCCTGGCAGGAGCCGGCTCTGGAAAAACACGGGTTCTGACTCACAGGATCGCTTATCTGATTGAGGAAAAAGAGGTAAAGCCCTGGAATATCATGGCTATTACCTTTACCAATAAAGCGGCCAAGGAAATGCGGGAGCGGGTGAATGCGATTGTGGACTTTGGCGCGGAGAGTGTCTGGGTATCTACGTTCCACTCCAGCTGTGTGCGCATTCTGAGAAGATATATAGACAGGATTGGCTATGAGAATAATTTTACGATCTATGATACTGAAGACAGTAAATCGGTGATGAAAGAAGTGCTGCGCCGTCTGGATCTGGACCCGAAGGTTTATAAGGACCGGGCGATGCTGGCGAAGATCTCCAGCGCCAAGAATGAACTGATTCTGCCGGAAGAGTATGAGAGGAATGCTGCCCGGTGGGAGGAGAAGAAGGTGGCGCAGGTTTATCACGAATATCAGGCCCAGCTGAGGAAAAATAACGCGCTGGATTTTGATGACCTGCTGGTCAGGACTGTGGAATTGTTCCGGGCGGAGCCTGAGGTGCTGGATTTTTATCAGGAGCGCTTTCGCTATATCATGATTGACGAGTATCAGGATACGAACACCGTGCAGTTTGAATTTGTCAGGCTGCTGGCGTCCAAGTACAAGAATCTCTGCGTGGTGGGTGACGATGACCAGTCCATCTATAAATTCCGAGGAGCGAATATCGGGAATATACTGGGATTTGAAAGGGTATTTCCGGAGGCGAAGGTCATCAAACTGGAACAGAATTACCGGTCGACACAGAATATCTTGAATTCAGCCAATGAAGTGATCAGCAATAATCAGGGAAGAAAAGCGAAACGGCTCTGGACGGAGAATGAAACGGGAGAGCTGATCCATTTCCGGCAGTTCCAGAATGGATTCGAGGAGGCGGAATTCATTGTCGGAGACATCAGCAAGAAGGTAAGGACAGAAGGCTGTCAGTATAAGGATTTTGCGATCTTGTACAGAACCAACGCCCAGTCCCGTCTGTTTGAAGAAAAATTTCTGATTGCCAACATCCCCTATAAGCTGGTGGGCGGCGTGAACTTCTATGCCAGAAAGGAAATCAAGGATCTGCTGGCATATCTGAAGACAGTGGATAACGCCCTGGATGATCTGGCCGTACAGAGAATCATTAATGTGCCCAGAAGGGGGATCGGCGCCGCGACTATAAGCAGAGTGGAGGAACACGCGCGGGAGCAGGGGATTAGCTTTTATGACGCACTGCTGGAAGCAGATTACATACCAGGTGTTGGAAGAAGCCTGGCTAAAATTAAAGCCTTTACCTTGTTTATCCAGAGCCTGCGATCCCAGGAGGGATATTTGGGAGTGAAGGAGCTGCTGGAGAAGATCATTGAAGAGACAGGATATGTGAAGGAGCTGGAGGCGGAGGATACGGAGGAAGCCAGGGGCAGAATTGAAAATATTGATGAATTACTGTCCAAAGTGGCCGATTATGAAGAATCCGCGGAGCAGTCCACGCTCAGTGGTTTCTTGCAGGAGGTTGCGCTGGTTGCCGACATTGATTCTGTAGAAGAGGGAAGCGATTACGTTCTGATGATGACGCTGCACAGCGCCAAGGGACTGGAATTCGACCATGTCTACATGGCCGGAATGGAGGACGGGATATTTCCCAGTTATTTGACTATTACTGGCGGAGACAGTTCAGAGCTGGAGGAAGAGCGGCGTCTATGCTATGTGGGTATTACTCGCGCCCGTAAAAGTCTGACCATGACCTCGGCCATGCAGCGGATGATCCGGGGCGAGACTCAGTACAATAAGACCTCCCGGTTTGTGAGGGAGATTCCCAGGGAGCTTGTGGATTTGGGTCGGGATGCGATAACCGCCAGGAATTATTCTAAGCCCTCCACCTTCGGCGGGGCGGAGCTGCCTGGAAGAGCGTATTCCGCGGCGACCTTCAAGCCCAGAGAGTTCACGGTAAAAAAGGCGGAATCTCTGGAATACGGCGTAGGGGATACTGTCCGCCATATGAAATTCGGTGTTGGAGAGGTGCAGGATATCACAGAAGGCGGAAAAGATTACGAGGTGACGGTGGACTTTGAACGGGTGGGCGTGAAGAGGATGTTCGCGTCCTTTGCGAAATTGAAGAAGCTGTAG
- a CDS encoding phosphatase PAP2 family protein, which translates to MKWLKTRKQRWLVPVYMIFYVISFSLLERHVTADFHLITSPLDKYIPFCELFVVPYYLWFFYITAVLVYFIFYNESVREYNQLIFSLGIGMTLFLFISLVYPNGLNLRPAEFPRDNFFTGWVGSLYRTDTPTNVFPSIHVYNSVVACIAVRRCESLRKRRGIQISSFVLSVLIILSTVFLKQHSVSDVISAFVLNFVVYAVIYRPDWLFSRSKKKIADAEREMPVN; encoded by the coding sequence ATGAAATGGCTAAAGACACGAAAGCAGCGGTGGCTGGTACCTGTGTACATGATCTTTTATGTGATAAGCTTCAGCCTGCTGGAACGCCATGTGACGGCAGACTTTCACCTGATCACTTCACCGCTGGATAAGTACATTCCATTTTGTGAGCTCTTTGTAGTGCCATATTATTTATGGTTTTTCTACATAACTGCGGTGTTGGTCTATTTCATTTTTTATAACGAAAGCGTCCGGGAGTATAACCAGCTGATTTTTTCTTTGGGAATCGGCATGACCTTGTTTTTATTTATTTCCCTTGTTTACCCCAACGGCCTGAATCTGCGTCCCGCGGAATTTCCCAGAGACAATTTTTTCACCGGCTGGGTCGGCAGCCTGTACCGGACAGACACACCCACCAATGTATTTCCCAGCATACACGTCTATAATTCCGTCGTGGCCTGCATCGCTGTCAGGCGCTGTGAGTCACTAAGGAAACGACGCGGAATCCAGATTAGCTCTTTCGTGCTGTCGGTACTGATTATTTTATCAACTGTATTTTTAAAACAGCATTCTGTATCTGATGTAATATCCGCATTTGTTCTGAATTTTGTGGTATACGCGGTCATCTACCGGCCAGACTGGCTGTTTTCCAGGTCAAAAAAAAAGATAGCAGACGCTGAGAGGGAAATGCCTGTCAACTGA
- a CDS encoding glycerophosphodiester phosphodiesterase family protein — translation MLILLIVALAALTLFLFYLWIIHPDTSRREECLAFSRWDFAHRGLWDLEKGIPENSLPAFRRAAERGFAIELDVHLTRDGELVVFHDDTLTRMCGRDETVESLTWEQLSCCRLLNTDYRIPKLSEVLKLVSGRVPLLIELKLPTGDMSLCPRLRDELNTYHGQYLIESFNSLGLRWYRRNCPSVLRGQLATRYAPSQGLDALLKFLSTTLMVNCLSRPDFIAYNYQHATGLGFRLNHRLYKIPVFVWTVRSRLAYTNCQERYGAVIFENFLPEKVNTR, via the coding sequence ATGCTTATTTTGTTAATCGTTGCGCTGGCTGCACTGACTTTATTCCTTTTTTATCTCTGGATCATTCATCCGGACACTTCCCGTCGGGAAGAATGCCTGGCCTTCAGCCGCTGGGATTTCGCCCACAGAGGTCTGTGGGATCTGGAAAAGGGAATCCCTGAGAATTCTCTTCCCGCATTCCGCCGCGCCGCGGAACGTGGCTTTGCCATTGAACTGGACGTGCATCTGACACGGGACGGAGAGCTTGTGGTATTTCATGACGATACGCTGACGCGCATGTGCGGCCGGGATGAGACGGTGGAATCCCTGACCTGGGAACAACTTTCATGCTGCCGCCTGCTGAATACGGATTACCGGATTCCAAAGCTTTCTGAAGTCCTGAAGCTGGTGAGTGGAAGGGTACCGCTTTTGATCGAACTGAAGCTGCCCACCGGGGACATGAGCCTTTGCCCGCGGCTGAGGGATGAGCTGAATACCTACCACGGTCAATATCTCATAGAATCCTTTAACTCGCTGGGACTCAGGTGGTATCGCAGGAATTGCCCTTCTGTGCTGAGAGGTCAGCTGGCCACCCGCTATGCTCCTTCTCAGGGTCTGGACGCCCTGCTCAAATTTCTTTCCACGACACTGATGGTCAACTGTCTGAGCAGGCCGGATTTCATCGCCTATAATTACCAGCATGCCACAGGGCTTGGCTTTCGTCTGAACCACCGGCTGTACAAAATACCCGTGTTTGTCTGGACCGTCCGTTCCCGCCTGGCATATACCAACTGCCAGGAAAGGTACGGCGCTGTCATATTCGAGAACTTTCTGCCGGAAAAAGTAAATACCCGTTAA
- a CDS encoding acylglycerol kinase family protein, whose amino-acid sequence MYHIIVNPVAKSGLVKKIRLRVHHTLSLRYLPFRSYTTSYHGHARELAAQIISAPWDSQEDSLIAICGDGTVNEDLNGIRHLERVPCRVPSHGRGNRRMRRYLVRASSLKLHTFRPMTVDLDGESGGLQTDLEIALEQEFLKVITPGQEV is encoded by the coding sequence ATGTATCATATTATAGTTAATCCAGTAGCAAAATCTGGTCTCGTCAAGAAAATCCGGCTCAGGGTTCATCACACTCTGTCACTGCGCTATCTCCCGTTCCGCTCCTATACGACCAGCTATCACGGGCACGCCAGGGAACTGGCTGCTCAGATCATTTCCGCTCCCTGGGATTCCCAAGAAGATTCCTTGATCGCCATCTGCGGGGACGGCACTGTCAATGAAGACTTAAACGGCATTCGTCATCTGGAACGGGTGCCATGCAGAGTCCCGTCCCACGGACGTGGGAACCGTCGCATGCGGCGGTATCTAGTGCGCGCTTCTTCTCTGAAGCTCCACACCTTCCGTCCTATGACTGTAGATCTGGACGGTGAATCCGGCGGCCTTCAGACAGATCTTGAAATCGCCCTGGAACAGGAATTTCTTAAGGTCATCACTCCGGGGCAGGAGGTATAA
- a CDS encoding N-acetylmuramoyl-L-alanine amidase — translation MAYRIVLDAGHGGADPGAVHEGRQEKDDTLELALAVGRILEENGIDVIYTRTTDIYQTPFEKAQIANEANADFFISIHRNSSPEPDQYQGVETLVYDKSGIKLTMAEAINGALENLGFRNLGVKARPGLVVLRRTKMPALLIEAGFLNTASDNTLFDEQKPEIARAIASAILGTLDMETVESEAVPETDSEYISESNSGPTSETDSETVSETASETIPEAHAVTPIPVQAEDGADETYYRVQVGLFRVRQNADNLLYELLDQGYPAFILYDDGYYKVQVGAYRVLGNAIIMERRLRRAGYSTLITT, via the coding sequence ATGGCATATAGAATCGTGCTCGATGCAGGACATGGCGGTGCTGATCCGGGTGCTGTCCATGAAGGCCGCCAGGAAAAAGATGATACGCTGGAACTGGCCCTGGCCGTAGGAAGAATTCTAGAAGAAAACGGCATCGATGTTATTTACACCCGCACCACTGATATCTATCAGACTCCTTTTGAGAAAGCTCAGATAGCAAATGAAGCAAACGCAGATTTTTTCATCTCGATTCACCGTAATTCCAGCCCCGAACCCGATCAATACCAGGGCGTGGAAACCCTCGTCTATGACAAATCCGGCATTAAGCTGACCATGGCTGAGGCGATCAATGGGGCGCTGGAAAATCTGGGATTCCGGAACCTGGGTGTGAAAGCCCGGCCCGGTCTGGTCGTCCTGCGTAGAACTAAGATGCCCGCTCTTCTGATCGAGGCGGGTTTCCTGAATACCGCATCTGATAATACTCTGTTTGATGAACAAAAACCAGAAATTGCCCGGGCAATTGCGAGCGCTATCCTGGGAACACTGGATATGGAAACTGTAGAATCTGAAGCTGTGCCTGAAACTGATTCAGAATATATCTCTGAATCTAATTCCGGTCCCACTTCTGAAACCGATTCAGAAACTGTCTCTGAAACTGCTTCAGAAACTATTCCGGAAGCGCATGCAGTCACACCCATTCCGGTCCAGGCGGAAGATGGCGCTGACGAAACGTATTACCGAGTTCAAGTCGGCCTGTTCCGGGTGAGACAAAATGCAGATAATCTTCTGTATGAGCTTCTGGACCAGGGCTATCCGGCATTTATCCTCTATGATGACGGCTATTACAAGGTACAGGTGGGAGCCTACAGGGTCCTGGGCAACGCGATTATCATGGAACGGCGTCTGCGGCGGGCCGGCTACTCTACTCTTATCACCACCTGA